A window of the Hordeum vulgare subsp. vulgare chromosome 5H, MorexV3_pseudomolecules_assembly, whole genome shotgun sequence genome harbors these coding sequences:
- the LOC123396717 gene encoding dehydration-responsive element-binding protein 1H-like translates to MSPTLSLKLKKSSHTPQSSVSSSTMLRLFKKEAACQSPSTLPVAMDMGLEVSSSSPSSSSVSSSPEHAARRASPAKRPAGRTKFRETRHPVYRGVRRRGNTERWVCEVRVPGKRGARLWLGTYATAEVAARANDAAMLALGGRSATCLNFADSAWLLAVPSALSDLADVRRAAVEAVADFQRREAADGSLAIAVPKEASSGAPSLSPSSGSDSAGSTGTSEPSANGVFEGPVVMDSEMFRLDLFPEMDLGSYYMSLAEALLMDPPPTATIIHAYEDNGDGGADVRLWSYSVDM, encoded by the coding sequence ATGTCTCCCACACTCTCGCTCAAGCTCAAGAAATCATCTCACACTCCTCAGTCCTCAGTAAGCTCAAGCACCATGCTCAGACTGTTCAAGAAGGAAGCCGCCTGCCAATCACCCAGCACTCTGCCGGTAGCCATGGACATGGGCCTTGAGGTCTCgagctcctccccctcctcctcgtcggTGTCGTCCTCGCCCGAGCACGCGGCGAGGCGGGCGTCGCCGGCGAAGCGCCCCGCTGGGCGCACCAAGTTCCGGGAGACGCGGCACCCGGTGTACCGCGGCGTGCGGCGCCGGGGCAACACCGAACGGTGGGTCTGCGAGGTGCGCGTCCCCGGCAAGCGCGGTGCTCGGCTCTGGCTCGGGACGTACGCCACGGCTGAGGTCGCCGCGCGCGCGAACGACGCTGCCATGCTCGCCCTGGGCGGCCGCTCCGCCACGTGCCTCAACTTCGCCGATTCCGCGTGGCTGCTCGCCGTGCCGTCCGCCCTGTCCGATCTCGCAGACGTCCGGCGCGCGGCTGTCGAGGCCGTCGCGGATTTCCAGCGACGGGAGGCTGCCGATGGCTCCCTCGCCATCGCTGTCCCTAAGGAGGCCTCCTCTGGCGCTCCTTCACTATCTCCGTCGTCTGGGTCCGACAGTGCCGGTTCGACGGGGACGTCGGAACCTTCCGCCAATGGAGTGTTCGAGGGGCCCGTTGTAATGGACAGTGAAATGTTCAGGCTTGACTTGTTCCCGGAAATGGACCTGGGCTCGTACTACATGAGCCTCGCGGAGGCGCTGCTCATGGACCCGCCGCCTACAGCGACCATCATCCACGCGTACGAAGACAACGGCGACGGGGGAGCTGATGTCCGGCTCTGGAGCTATAGTGTCGATATGTGA
- the LOC123396720 gene encoding dehydration-responsive element-binding protein 1H-like: protein MDMGLEVSSSPPSSSNENASGRSSTAKRPAGRTKFRETRHPVYRGVRRRGNAERWVCEVRVPGKRGARLWLGTYATAEIAARANDAAMLALGGRSAARLNFPDSAWLLAVPSAHSDLADVRRAAVEAVADLQRREAAGGSISATVDEEASCGAPAESSSESDGAGSSETSKPSADGDLAVPVGMDIEMFRLDFFPEMEFGSYYASLAEALLMDPPPVANSTGAYWDNGEFGEVATEFALWS, encoded by the coding sequence ATGGACATGGGCCTTGAGGTCTCGAGCTCTCCCCCCTCCTCTTCCAACGAGAACGCGTCGGGACGGTCGTCGACGGCCAAGCGCCCGGCGGGGCGCACCAAGTTCCGCGAGACAAGGCACCCGGTGTACCGCGGCGTGCGGCGCCGGGGCAACGCCGAACGGTGGGTCTGCGAGGTTCGCGTCCCCGGCAAGCGCGGCGCTCGGCTCTGGCTCGGGACGTACGCCACGGCCGAGATCGCAGCGCGCGCGAACGATGCCGCAATGCTCGCCCTGGGCGGCCGCTCCGCCGCGCGGCTCAACTTCCCGGACTCCGCGTGGCTGCTCGCCGTGCCGTCCGCGCACTCCGATCTCGCCGACGTCCGGCGCGCGGCGGTCGAGGCCGTCGCGGATTTGCAGCGACGGGAGGCTGCCGGTGGGTCCATCAGCGCCACGGTCGACGAGGAGGCCTCCTGTGGCGCTCCTGCAGAATCGTCGTCTGAGTCTGACGGTGCCGGCTCGTCGGAGACGTCGAAACCTTCCGCGGATGGAGACTTGGCGGTACCGGTCGGAATGGACATCGAAATGTTCAGGCTTGACTTCTTCCCGGAAATGGAGTTTGGCTCGTACTACGCGAGCCTCGCGGAGGCGCTGCTCATGGACCCGCCGCCGGTGGCGAACAGCACGGGCGCGTACTGGGATAACGGAGAATTCGGGGAGGTGGCAACCGAGTTCGCGCTGTGGAGCTAG